A genomic window from Triticum urartu cultivar G1812 chromosome 7, Tu2.1, whole genome shotgun sequence includes:
- the LOC125522377 gene encoding probable disease resistance protein At1g58602, protein MAESAIGSVLGNVSTLAVQETTFLCGVNLEVGFLKDELRRLKSYLKSADAKRRSGDELVATWVSQIRDAAYEAENAIEAADYMEKRNRLKKDFMGAILRYARLPSDLIALHTIGAEIQRVKRKISEIFDSANRLKINLDTSDVEKVHIEDEYPQDYGTMHQNFEDIDLVGFGDEYKEIVGKLVDKKENITLSVVSIVAMGGAGKTTLARKVYTSSCVKQHFEAASWVTVSQKFKGIDLLKDIMKQIMGARDESIAQMNEYEVGKEIHDFLLQKRYLVVLDDVWETDTWDQINKRVKAFPDATNGSRVLLTTRKEDVANHVQMPTYVHHLKKLDEEKSWELFSCKALPSYKRSVIRDVDEFEKLGRKLAKKCDGLPLALAILGGHLSKNLNAQIWSDILSDWPSTKNGQMMRFILARSYKDLPNCYLRACFLYLAAFPEDYIIYVSCLIELWIAESLVPHTPKHILEETARNYVTELAQRSLVQVLDRSKAHGWVERIRIHDILHDWCTEEARQDGFLNAIDKTAGQAGASSSSDNLISYRFSFQTLSDQLLPVAPNVRSLLGFELESVSLPKLRFLRVLCIENSTLKDFSSVIGGCIHLRLLRLRYCEGVALPSSIGKLLYLQTMELWNRPLHPQVPNSLCDIPTLRHVYLRNGFSPPPPARSVRLQPKELQSFVLHLHPVGTDFRCHDMMIFLGQLNQLKTFSLSMLPYMPAEVLNIFANMPHLVDISLNQFDVLDKMPAEFPQSVRRLVLDADVIKQDPMPILEKLPCLVVLHLNGYRGQTMCCSSQGFPRLQELELDCFSTKVWRMEEGTMPKLSHLALMWCIKMSKLPDGLLHLPSLSYLKLGFMDQISEDDSTLKELRRKGCEVETI, encoded by the exons ATGGCCGAGTCGGCCATTGGCTCCGTGCTTGGCAACGTGAGCACCCTTGCGGTCCAGGAGACCACATTCCTATGCGGCGTCAACCTTGAAGTGGGATTCTTGAAGGATGAGCTGAGGCGGCTAAAGAGCTACCTTAAATCCGCCGACGCCAAAAGGAGATCAGGAGATGAGCTTGTGGCTACCTGGGTCAGCCAGATCAGGGATGCGGCATACGAGGCCGAGAATGCCATTGAAGCGGCCGACTACATGGAGAAGAGAAACAGGCTCAAGAAGGACTTCATGGGTGCCATCTTGAGGTATGCTCGCTTGCCAAGTGACCTGATTGCCCTTCACACAATTGGTGCTGAAATACAGCGAGTAAAAAGGAAGATCAGTGAGATATTTGATAGTGCAAACCGTTTGAAAATCAATTTGGATACTAGTGATGTAGAAAAGGTTCATATTGAGGATGAGTATCCACAAGATTATGGGACTATGCACCAAAACTTCGAAGATATTGACCTTGTTGGTTTTGGGGATGAGTACAAAGAAATAGTTGGCAAGTTAGTTGACAAAAAAGAGAACATAACTCTTAGTGTTGTCTCCATAGTTGCCATGGGTGGGGCGGGGAAAACAACACTCGCTAGAAAAGTTTACACTTCATCTTGTGTCAAACAACACTTTGAGGCAGCTTCTTGGGTCACTGTATCTCAAAAATTCAAGGGCATTGATTTACTAAAGGATATTATGAAACAAATTATGGGGGCCAGAGATGAGTCAATTGCTCAGATGAATGAGTATGAGGTGGGAAAGGAGATCCATGATTTTCTATTGCAAAAAAGATACTTGGTAGTTCTTGATGATGTGTGGGAAACCGACACATGGGACCAGATAAATAAAAGGGTTAAAGCTTTTCCAGATGCAACTAATGGTAGTAGAGTACTATTAACCACTCGGAAGGAAGATGTTGCAAATCATGTCCAAATGCCAACCTATGTTCATCATTTGAAGAAGTTAGATGAAGAGAAAAGTTGGGAACTATTTAGTTGCAAAGCTTTACCATCATACAAAAGGTCTGTCATACGTGATGTGGATGAGTTTGAAAAACTTGGGAGAAAGCTTGCAAAGAAATGTGATGGATTGCCACTTGCACTTGCAATTTTGGGGGGTCATCTCTCAAAAAATCTAAATGCACAAATATGGTCTGATATACTCTCTGATTGGCCATCAACCAAGAATGGACAGATGATGCGATTCATACTGGCTCGCAGTTACAAGGACCTGCCAAATTGTTATTTAAGAGCTTGTTTTCTCTATCTCGCTGCTTTTCCCGAGGACTACATAATATATGTGTCGTGTCTCATTGAATTATGGATAGCAGAAAGCTTGGTTCCACATACACCAAAGCATATACTAGAAGAAACAGCACGGAATTATGTAACCGAATTGGCTCAGAGAAGCTTGGTGCAGGTCCTTGACAGAAGTAAGGCACATGGATGGGTAGAGAGAATAAGAATTCATGACATTCTACATGACTGGTGCACGGAAGAAGCAAGACAAGATGGTTTTCTTAATGCCATCGACAAAACTGCAG GCCAAGCTGGTGCATCATCATCATCTGATAACTTGATATCTTATCGTTTTAGTTTTCAAACTTTGAGTGATCAGCTTTTACCTGTGGCGCCTAATGTCCGAAGTCTGCTTGGCTTTGAGCTTGAATCAGTGTCCCTTCCTAAGCTGAGATTCCTGAGAGTTCTTTGCATTGAAAATTCAACACTAAAAGATTTCTCCAGTGTAATTGGTGGGTGCATTCACCTAAGATTGCTTAGGTTGAGATATTGTGAAGGGGTGGCGCTCCCTTCTTCAATTGGAAAACTCCTTTACTTGCAGACTATGGAACTATGGAACAGGCCATTGCACCCACAAGTACCAAACTCTCTCTGCGACATCCCTACTCTAAGGCATGTTTACCTTCGCAATGGGTTTTCTCCACCGCCACCTGCAAGGAGTGTGCGACTGCAGCCGAAAGAGCTACAGAGCTTTGTGTTGCATCTTCATCCTGTTGGCACTGATTTCCGCTGTCATGACATGATGATTTTCTTGGGCCAGCTGAATCAACTAAAAACCTTCTCCTTATCGATGTTGCCCTATATGCCAGCGGAGGTGCTCAACATATTTGCGAACATGCCTCACCTGGTTGATATTAGTCTCAACCAATTTGATGTGCTCGACAAGATGCCTGCTGAGTTCCCACAAAGCGTACGTCGTCTTGTTCTAGATGCTGATGTCATAAAACAAGACCCGATGCCGATCCTGGAGAAACTCCCCTGTCTTGTGGTGTTGCATTTGAATGGGTACAGAGGCCAAACCATGTGCTGCTCTTCCCAAGGGTTCCCTCGGCTGCAAGAGTTAGAACTTGATTGTTTTTCCACCAAGGTGTGGAGGATGGAGGAAGGGACAATGCCAAAGCTCTCCCACCTGGCACTTATGTGGTGCATAAAGATGAGCAAGCTccctgatgggttgctgcacctTCCGTCCCTCAGTTACCTGAAACTGGGCTTTATGGACCAGATTTCTGAAGATGACAGCACACTAAAGGAGCTGCGGCGGAAAGGATGCGAG GTGGAAACTATCTAG